A genome region from Crossiella equi includes the following:
- a CDS encoding ABC transporter ATP-binding protein, giving the protein MHEDGTAAAAEGLEKFYGQGESAVHALRGVHAGFRRGQLTAIMGPSGSGKSTFLQCLAGLDRPDRGRVVIGGTDITALPERELTKLRRDRLGFVFQAFNLIPTLTAEENIGLGTRLGGRALDPAWRDHLVGVLGLGSRLHHRPAELSGGQQQRVAVARALVHRPELVFADEPTGNLDSRTGAGVLRFFRQAVTEFGQTVVVVTHDPVAAAYADRVLFLRDGLITEELLAPTAESVLVRLAELEDRS; this is encoded by the coding sequence ATGCACGAGGACGGCACGGCCGCGGCGGCAGAGGGGCTGGAGAAGTTCTACGGCCAAGGCGAGTCGGCGGTGCACGCCCTGCGCGGGGTGCACGCCGGCTTCCGGCGCGGACAGCTCACCGCGATCATGGGGCCCTCCGGGTCGGGGAAGTCGACGTTCCTGCAGTGCCTGGCCGGGCTGGACCGGCCCGACCGGGGGCGGGTGGTGATCGGCGGGACCGACATCACCGCGTTGCCGGAGCGCGAGCTCACCAAGCTGCGGCGGGACCGGCTCGGGTTCGTCTTCCAGGCGTTCAACCTCATCCCCACGCTGACCGCCGAGGAGAACATCGGCCTGGGCACGCGGCTCGGGGGGCGGGCACTGGACCCGGCGTGGCGAGACCACCTGGTGGGGGTGCTCGGGCTGGGCTCCCGGCTGCACCACCGGCCCGCCGAGCTGTCCGGGGGGCAGCAGCAGCGGGTGGCCGTGGCCCGGGCGCTGGTGCACCGGCCCGAGCTGGTCTTCGCCGACGAGCCCACCGGCAACCTGGACTCGCGGACCGGGGCCGGGGTGCTGCGGTTCTTCCGGCAGGCGGTCACCGAGTTCGGGCAGACCGTGGTCGTGGTGACCCACGACCCGGTGGCCGCGGCCTACGCCGACCGCGTGCTGTTCCTGCGGGACGGCCTGATCACCGAGGAGCTGCTCGCGCCGACCGCGGAGTCCGTGCTCGTGCGCCTGGCCGAACTGGAGGACCGGTCGTGA
- a CDS encoding ABC transporter permease, whose product MITLALRSLRARWSAALASVLAVLVGSALGAAALVIGQSADQAAAQGTLSSWRFRQADLLVRLPSDATTTSGLALPLPERPRLSQEQLDRLRGVPGVREVTGENPFPAYVTGDSLVGSAGTRSWGHPWTTATAEPFTLSAGRAPSAATDVVVGRSSGRQVGDEVVVTTAQGPRGFTVSGVGDWPGSTYEHALFFTPAMADQLGGAPVLALLRLDPGTVLQSVVDGVRAALPGAVVHSGSDKGRALVLDRSQAELSSGTGTFIGTIAASALVIAVFVISSTLSVSVLHRRRELALLRSVGASTGRVRLLVLGEAGVIGVLAGAFGGLAGIGVAELAIRFFAAQGLMPATTALVVGPMPFLVGGGVAVLAAVLAGVLPAWRASRTAPGEALRTAEVPPAPPRRGRVPWGVLNLVVAALFLGSGVVSGSVGGTTASQTAPVLVVLAAPFLLLAAVLLGRYLLGGLLTLLGPLLRRCFGGFVGEREIRGDLDRAVGVSTPVALMVGFACLMLFQDVATFQAKARNYDARLTADVVVGGTEQLGLPGSVAEAVAGVPGVRAATGTVATNVLPLEGGRPSSIVDSMGVEPGAVPAVFDLPARSGSWQAFDEDSIAVSENVAKDHGWQAGQEVGFLLADGTPVRAEVAVVYQSGSVTFAATMLPQSVVRPHLLEPLDGGVYVSLAPGADRAAVVAGLEALRVQYPALRVLSREEHLADVARQSSGDNWIMYLVVVLIAGYAGLAAVNVLIGSAMARRHRFALLRLAGARTSDVVSSVVTEVGVTVLSGILTGTAVAAVVLVGYGYVFTGELWLPIPLGEYLVICGAAVLVGLVGGVLPARLALRTKALDLCL is encoded by the coding sequence GTGATCACCCTGGCCCTGCGCAGCCTGCGCGCCCGGTGGAGCGCCGCCCTGGCCTCGGTGCTGGCCGTGCTGGTCGGGTCCGCGCTCGGGGCGGCCGCGCTGGTCATCGGGCAGTCCGCCGACCAGGCCGCCGCGCAGGGCACGCTCAGCTCGTGGCGGTTCCGGCAGGCCGACCTCCTGGTGCGGCTGCCCAGCGACGCCACCACCACCAGCGGGCTCGCCCTGCCGCTGCCCGAACGGCCCCGGCTGAGCCAGGAGCAGCTGGACCGGCTGCGCGGGGTGCCCGGGGTGCGCGAGGTGACCGGGGAGAACCCGTTCCCCGCCTACGTCACCGGCGACAGCTTGGTCGGCAGTGCGGGCACGCGGTCCTGGGGGCACCCGTGGACCACCGCGACCGCCGAACCGTTCACGCTCAGCGCGGGCCGGGCGCCGTCCGCCGCGACCGACGTGGTGGTCGGCAGGTCCTCGGGCAGGCAGGTCGGCGACGAGGTCGTGGTGACCACCGCCCAGGGGCCGCGCGGGTTCACCGTCAGCGGGGTCGGTGACTGGCCCGGCTCGACCTACGAGCACGCCCTGTTCTTCACCCCGGCCATGGCCGACCAGCTCGGCGGCGCCCCGGTCCTGGCCCTGCTGCGACTGGACCCGGGTACCGTTCTCCAGTCCGTTGTGGACGGTGTACGCGCGGCGCTGCCCGGTGCCGTGGTGCACAGCGGCTCCGACAAGGGCCGGGCGCTGGTGCTGGACCGGAGCCAGGCCGAACTGTCCTCGGGCACCGGCACCTTCATCGGCACCATCGCCGCGAGTGCGCTGGTCATCGCGGTGTTCGTCATCTCCAGCACGCTGTCGGTATCGGTGCTGCACCGGCGCCGCGAGCTGGCCCTGCTGCGCTCGGTGGGCGCGAGCACCGGCCGCGTCCGGCTGCTCGTGCTCGGCGAGGCCGGGGTGATCGGGGTGCTGGCCGGGGCGTTCGGCGGGCTGGCCGGGATCGGCGTGGCGGAGCTGGCCATCCGGTTCTTCGCCGCGCAGGGCCTGATGCCCGCCACCACCGCACTGGTCGTGGGGCCGATGCCGTTCCTGGTCGGCGGCGGGGTCGCGGTGCTCGCGGCCGTGCTCGCCGGGGTGCTGCCCGCCTGGCGCGCCTCGCGCACCGCCCCCGGCGAGGCCCTGCGCACCGCCGAGGTGCCGCCCGCACCGCCCAGACGCGGCCGGGTGCCGTGGGGTGTGCTGAACCTGGTGGTGGCCGCGCTGTTCCTCGGTTCCGGTGTGGTGTCCGGGTCGGTCGGCGGCACCACGGCGTCGCAGACCGCGCCGGTGCTGGTGGTGCTGGCGGCACCGTTCCTGCTGCTGGCCGCGGTGCTGCTCGGCCGGTACCTGCTGGGCGGCCTGCTCACCCTGCTCGGACCGCTGCTGCGCCGCTGTTTCGGCGGGTTCGTCGGCGAACGCGAGATCCGGGGCGACCTGGACCGCGCGGTCGGCGTGTCCACCCCGGTGGCACTGATGGTCGGCTTCGCCTGCCTGATGCTGTTCCAGGACGTGGCCACCTTCCAGGCCAAGGCCCGCAACTACGACGCCCGCCTCACCGCGGACGTGGTGGTCGGCGGCACCGAACAGCTGGGCCTGCCCGGTTCGGTGGCCGAGGCGGTGGCCGGGGTCCCCGGGGTGCGGGCCGCCACCGGCACGGTGGCCACCAACGTGTTGCCGCTCGAAGGCGGCCGTCCATCATCCATTGTGGACAGCATGGGCGTGGAGCCCGGTGCGGTCCCGGCGGTCTTCGACCTGCCCGCGCGCTCGGGCAGCTGGCAGGCCTTCGACGAGGACTCGATCGCGGTGTCGGAGAACGTGGCGAAGGACCACGGCTGGCAGGCGGGCCAGGAGGTCGGCTTCCTGCTGGCCGACGGCACGCCGGTGCGGGCCGAGGTCGCGGTGGTCTACCAGTCCGGCTCGGTCACCTTCGCCGCCACGATGCTGCCCCAGTCCGTGGTGCGCCCACACCTGCTGGAGCCCCTGGACGGCGGCGTGTACGTGTCCCTGGCACCCGGCGCGGACCGCGCGGCGGTGGTGGCTGGCCTGGAAGCCCTGCGGGTCCAGTACCCGGCCCTGCGGGTGCTCTCCCGCGAGGAGCACCTGGCCGACGTGGCCCGGCAGAGCAGCGGCGACAACTGGATCATGTACCTGGTGGTGGTGCTGATCGCGGGCTACGCGGGCCTCGCCGCGGTCAACGTGCTGATCGGCTCGGCCATGGCCCGCCGACACCGGTTCGCGCTGCTGCGCCTGGCCGGGGCCCGCACCTCCGACGTGGTGTCCTCCGTCGTCACCGAGGTCGGCGTCACCGTGCTCTCCGGCATCCTCACCGGCACCGCGGTGGCCGCCGTGGTGCTCGTGGGCTACGGCTACGTCTTCACCGGCGAGCTGTGGCTGCCGATCCCGCTCGGGGAGTACCTGGTGATCTGCGGGGCGGCCGTGCTGGTCGGGCTCGTCGGCGGCGTACTGCCCGCCCGGCTGGCCTTGCGCACCAAGGCGTTGGACCTATGCCTGTAG